The Primulina eburnea isolate SZY01 chromosome 12, ASM2296580v1, whole genome shotgun sequence genome includes the window GTCTGAGGTAACATTTCAAGATTTACCAGGCTCGCCAAGTTTGACTTGGGACGAAGTCCCTTCACTGTTCCGCCGCTACAAAGAATTACAAGTCACCGATCCCAGTTATGAGTTGGTCAAGAAGTCAATAATGGCTAATACTCGGAGTTGGGGTCTTGTCTTCAACACTCTGGTGGCCTTGGAAGGGGAGTTCTTGGACCATTTGAGTGAGAAAGTAGGCCATTCACGGGTCTATTCTGTTGGGCCACTGCATTTATTGGGTAGGCCCAATAACTTAGGTGGTGGCCCAATGGCTAGTGATGATGTCTTGTCATGGCTTGATGAGTGCGAGGATGGGtctgttttgtatgtgtgtttTGGAAGTCAAAAGTTGCTCAAGAAAGCACAGATTGAGGCTCTGGCTAGTGGGCTGGAGAAGAGTGGTGTAAAGTTTGTTTGGGCTGTTAAACAGGCCATGACCGAACAAGCGGCGGATGGGTTTGGGTCCGTTCCCGATGATGGGTTCGAGCATCGGGTAGCAGGCCGAGGTTTTGTGATAAAGGGCTGGGCTCCGCAGTCGGCGATATTGCGCCATCGTGCTGTGGGCCGATTCTTGAGCCATTGTGGGTGGAACTCTGCCTTGGAGGCCGTAGCATCTGGTGTGGTGATATTGTGTTGGCCCATGGAGGCGGATCAATATTTGAACGATAAGTTGATGGTAGATTATAAAAAGGTCGCGGTCCGAGTGTGCAAGGGTAGCGACACAGTGCCTGACCCGGATGATTTGGCTCGGAAAATTACCGAGTCGATGCGCGGGGACGTGGTGGAAAGGATTAGAGCATTGAGAGATAAGGCTGTGGGAGCTGTTAAGATTGGTGGGAGTTCTAACAAAGATTTGGATGGACTTGTGCAAGAACTAGCAAAACTTAAGGTGGAGAAGGATTGATGATAAGTGATAACTATATAAATGTCCAATTTATGGGTATTTATCTACTCTAGTTATTATTAATGAATGGCTAATTTTATGAAGTGATCATGAATGGAAcgtaaaagtattactttttttttaaagtatatatttttttgttaatatGTTCTTCAATTGATATCATGTGTAAAAGTTTTTTAGAGTTTCAAAATCAAAGAATAAATCACAATTATTAGGATCCCTTTGCATGTGtaacaaaatatcattaaaaataattatacattcaataattatttatggtgATTGCATAAGAATTTTCAAAGATAATTTTACATAGAAATGTAATTTTTTCACAGAATTGTCCGTTAAAATTACTAATTTTTTGCAAAAAGTAATATCTtataaaaagaaatatttattaatattaatgtATTTATCTAccagattaaaaaaaaattcatgactTCGAATTCTTATTGAAATTCaatcttctaatcaggtccatgGTTGAAAATTGGATTACTTGCTTTTATTGCACTGAAAATCTAAACAAAATTTATGTTGAGAATTAATCACCAAAAGACAAAATCGGTCCTGCGGTTGTATGGTGGAGTTAGTGGGGGTGGCCGAAACATTCTTTCTCAAAAtaggagttggttgtgacttgTCTAACAAG containing:
- the LOC140807966 gene encoding LOW QUALITY PROTEIN: flavonol 3-O-glucosyltransferase UGT89B1-like (The sequence of the model RefSeq protein was modified relative to this genomic sequence to represent the inferred CDS: deleted 1 base in 1 codon), with protein sequence MEKKAAHVLVFPYPAQGHMLALLDLAHQLSLRNLSITILITPGNLPILTPLLSDNPSIQTLILAFPNSPLIPQGVENIKDLGNQGNIPMISALSKLQEPIIQWFDSHSDPPVAILSDFFLGWTHDLACKLNIRRIAFYGTGAILAAVFDHVWGHLEAVKPGSEVTFQDLPGSPSLTWDEVPSLFRRYKELQVTDPSYELVKKSIMANTRSWGLVFNTLVALEGEFLDHLSEKVGHSRVYSVGPLHLLGRPNNLGGGPMASDDVLSWLDECEDGSVLYVCFGSQKLLKKAQIEALASGLEKSGVKFVWAVKQAMTEQAADGFGSVPDDGFEHRVAGRGFVIKGWAPQSAILRHRAVGRFLSHCGWNSALEAVASGVVILCWPMEADQYLNDKLMVDYKKVAVRVCKGSDTVPDPDDLARKITESMRGDVVERIRALRDKAVGAVKIGGSSNKDLDGLVQELAKLKVEKD